A portion of the Halobacillus ihumii genome contains these proteins:
- a CDS encoding DUF3231 family protein, producing the protein MNKESLTANELGLLWTQYIQNSMVVQLLRYFMKTAQDEDVKSIIDEASVISTESVTVCKRLLQEDGAPVPNGFNDEDVDLSAPSLFTDAFILTCIEHIGKVGLTTHGLSLGFSIREDIRKFMGKALNDTIELFNHCVNTSKAKGYFVSSPQVNIEDETEYVESHKYFSPFHKRSLNTVEITHLFENTKTNLIGEVLCKAFAQTTTSKEVKSYMEKGKQISNKHRKTFANTLEESDINPALPSSGMITKSTTPVFTNRMVVFLMTVLSSAGQANYSSASTASMRYDLMFTYQRLSVEIGLYAKDGVDLMIKNSWPEEPFQVPQPSNLKQ; encoded by the coding sequence GTGAATAAGGAAAGTTTAACAGCAAATGAACTCGGTCTACTTTGGACACAGTATATTCAAAATAGTATGGTTGTACAGCTTTTGCGTTACTTTATGAAAACAGCTCAGGACGAGGATGTTAAATCCATTATTGATGAAGCTTCTGTAATATCAACAGAGTCCGTAACTGTATGCAAAAGGTTACTGCAAGAAGATGGAGCTCCTGTACCAAATGGATTTAACGATGAAGATGTTGACCTTAGTGCACCCAGCCTTTTCACAGATGCTTTCATATTGACGTGTATTGAACATATTGGGAAGGTAGGATTAACGACTCATGGTTTGTCTCTAGGCTTTTCTATCAGGGAAGATATCAGGAAGTTCATGGGGAAGGCACTAAATGACACCATTGAATTATTCAATCACTGCGTAAATACTTCTAAAGCCAAAGGTTATTTTGTAAGCTCTCCACAAGTGAACATAGAAGATGAGACAGAATATGTAGAATCACATAAATATTTTAGTCCTTTCCATAAGCGTTCCCTTAATACTGTTGAAATCACTCACTTGTTTGAAAATACAAAAACCAACTTAATCGGTGAAGTATTATGCAAGGCATTCGCACAAACAACAACATCGAAAGAAGTAAAATCTTACATGGAAAAAGGAAAGCAAATTTCAAATAAACATAGAAAAACTTTTGCCAATACCTTAGAAGAATCTGATATTAATCCTGCCCTTCCATCCAGCGGCATGATTACAAAATCAACGACCCCTGTGTTTACTAACCGAATGGTCGTTTTCTTAATGACGGTGCTGAGCTCAGCGGGACAGGCTAATTATTCGTCTGCATCAACCGCAAGCATGCGATACGATCTGATGTTCACCTACCAAAGGTTGTCAGTAGAAATTGGTCTTTATGCCAAGGACGGAGTAGATTTAATGATAAAAAACAGCTGGCCCGAGGAACCATTCCAAGTACCACAACCATCTAACCTAAAACAGTAG